A window of the Luoshenia tenuis genome harbors these coding sequences:
- a CDS encoding FAD-dependent oxidoreductase, protein MKVLIVGGVAGGASAAARLRRLDEKAQIIVFERGEYVSFANCGLPYYIGGEIAEKGDLTLQTPASFKARFNVDVRVNSEVTAVHPEQKKVSVRTAQGEYEEAYDKLILSPGAAPAVPPIPGTDLEGVFTLRNIPDTEKIKNYVEKHQPKTACIVGAGYIGLELAENLMALGLQVTVAEMADHVIAPLDYDMACDVHTYARKKGLNLILGAGVEGIAPKAQGGLEVALTGGSVEAELVILSVGVRPDTALAKEAGLACNARGAILVDDRMRTSIEDIYAVGDAIEIVNFVTREKGYVPLAGPANKQGRIAADNICGLESRYKGTQGSSVLKLFDMTVAMTGVNERSARAAGLNYDKVYTFSASHAAYYPGGHGMSIKTLYEKGTGRILGAQIVGFDGVDKRCDVLATAIRAGMTAYDLTELELCYAPPFGSAKDPVNFVGYVIENTLSGKVKNFFWHDVADLPRDGSVQLLDVRTASERKRGFIEGFMHIPVDELRERAQGELDTAKPVYVHCHSGLRSYIACRMLAGMGYDCYNLSGGWRLYDSVMNDHRAKDHGCYDPK, encoded by the coding sequence ATGAAAGTATTGATCGTAGGCGGTGTGGCCGGCGGGGCTTCCGCTGCCGCGCGGCTGCGCAGGCTGGATGAAAAGGCGCAGATCATCGTATTTGAACGGGGAGAGTATGTATCCTTTGCCAACTGCGGCCTGCCCTACTATATCGGCGGGGAGATCGCGGAAAAGGGCGATTTGACGCTGCAGACCCCCGCCAGCTTTAAGGCCCGTTTTAACGTGGATGTGCGGGTAAACAGCGAGGTGACCGCCGTCCACCCGGAGCAGAAAAAGGTAAGCGTGCGCACCGCCCAGGGGGAATATGAGGAAGCGTATGATAAGCTCATCCTCTCGCCGGGCGCGGCGCCGGCGGTGCCGCCCATCCCGGGTACGGATCTTGAGGGCGTGTTTACGCTGCGCAACATCCCGGACACCGAAAAGATCAAAAATTATGTGGAGAAGCATCAGCCCAAGACCGCCTGCATCGTGGGCGCGGGCTACATCGGCCTGGAATTGGCCGAGAACTTGATGGCGCTGGGGCTGCAGGTAACGGTTGCGGAGATGGCGGACCACGTGATCGCCCCATTGGATTACGATATGGCCTGCGATGTGCACACCTACGCCCGTAAAAAAGGCCTGAACCTGATCCTGGGCGCGGGCGTGGAGGGGATTGCACCCAAAGCGCAGGGCGGCCTTGAGGTAGCCCTTACCGGCGGCAGCGTGGAGGCGGAGCTGGTCATCCTCTCTGTGGGGGTGCGGCCGGATACGGCGCTGGCGAAGGAAGCGGGCCTGGCCTGCAATGCCCGGGGCGCTATCTTGGTGGACGACCGGATGCGCACCAGCATAGAGGATATTTACGCCGTGGGCGACGCCATCGAGATCGTCAACTTCGTCACCAGGGAAAAGGGCTACGTGCCCCTGGCCGGCCCGGCCAACAAGCAGGGCCGCATCGCCGCGGACAATATCTGCGGGCTGGAGAGCCGTTACAAGGGCACCCAAGGCTCCTCGGTACTCAAATTATTTGATATGACCGTGGCCATGACCGGGGTCAACGAGAGATCGGCCCGGGCCGCGGGGTTAAATTACGACAAGGTCTATACCTTTTCGGCCTCCCATGCCGCTTATTATCCCGGCGGGCACGGCATGAGCATCAAGACCCTGTACGAAAAGGGCACCGGGCGCATCCTGGGCGCGCAGATCGTGGGCTTTGACGGGGTGGATAAGCGGTGCGACGTGCTGGCCACCGCTATCCGCGCGGGGATGACGGCCTATGACTTGACGGAGCTGGAGCTTTGCTACGCCCCGCCCTTTGGCTCGGCCAAGGACCCGGTGAACTTTGTGGGCTATGTGATCGAGAATACCCTAAGTGGCAAAGTGAAAAACTTCTTCTGGCACGATGTGGCGGATCTGCCGCGGGATGGCAGCGTGCAGCTGTTGGACGTGCGCACGGCCTCTGAGCGCAAGCGCGGCTTTATTGAAGGGTTTATGCACATCCCGGTGGATGAGCTGCGGGAGCGGGCGCAAGGGGAGCTGGATACGGCGAAACCCGTATACGTACACTGCCACAGCGGCCTGCGCAGCTATATCGCCTGCCGGATGCTGGCCGGGATGGGGTATGACTGCTATAATCTCTCGGGCGGCTGGCGTCTGTACGATAGCGTGATGAACGACCACCGGGCCAAGGATCACGGCTGTTACGACCCGAAGTAA
- a CDS encoding glucuronyl esterase domain-containing protein: MKERWMAQYALKAPCAQLPDPFIRPDGTRLNRPEEWPAQRAYWKKMLQDMLYGTIPPPPGNTKGEVVEMQATFGGAALRQTVRITCGPQGEVALQAKILRPNRPGRFPAIIRTAFDRQTPFPDEEKAVARGYVLAEYSCFDLAPDSGMENRAITKEAFAACPLAKAYPGYTWKAIAMWAWGQSRVADYLCTTDYVDAQKLVTTGCSRAGKVALCAAANDERFAICAISASGCGGGGCFRFMGGRMGEGTGLYESLGDMIRPSKFWFWFLEELGAAYGDQQGTRGLGREDYLPFDLHIARALVAPRPTITTEALDDIYANPYGTYVTWRAAEEVYRFLGAGGKNAIHYREGGHGFTAQDAGVMLDFFDNTFFDKGINAAYKTVAPGEDPLSPALHYTWRAPQL; this comes from the coding sequence ATGAAAGAAAGATGGATGGCGCAATATGCGCTAAAAGCGCCCTGCGCGCAGCTGCCGGATCCCTTTATCCGGCCAGACGGCACCCGCCTGAACCGGCCGGAGGAGTGGCCGGCCCAGCGGGCATACTGGAAAAAGATGCTGCAGGATATGCTCTATGGAACCATACCGCCGCCGCCGGGCAATACGAAGGGCGAGGTCGTGGAAATGCAGGCGACTTTTGGCGGCGCGGCCCTGCGGCAGACGGTGCGCATCACCTGCGGCCCGCAAGGGGAGGTCGCGCTGCAGGCCAAGATCCTGCGGCCCAACCGGCCGGGGCGTTTTCCAGCCATTATCCGCACGGCGTTTGACCGGCAGACGCCCTTTCCCGACGAGGAGAAGGCCGTTGCCAGGGGCTATGTACTGGCCGAGTACAGTTGTTTTGACCTGGCGCCGGACAGCGGCATGGAAAACCGGGCCATCACGAAGGAGGCGTTTGCCGCCTGCCCGCTGGCAAAAGCCTATCCGGGCTACACCTGGAAGGCCATCGCCATGTGGGCCTGGGGGCAGAGCCGGGTGGCGGATTACCTTTGCACCACCGATTATGTGGACGCGCAAAAGCTGGTGACCACGGGCTGCTCCCGGGCGGGCAAGGTGGCGCTGTGCGCCGCGGCCAATGACGAGCGCTTTGCCATCTGCGCCATCAGCGCCTCGGGCTGCGGAGGCGGCGGATGCTTCCGCTTTATGGGCGGGCGCATGGGCGAAGGGACGGGGTTATACGAGAGCCTGGGGGATATGATCCGTCCGTCGAAATTCTGGTTCTGGTTCCTGGAGGAGCTGGGCGCAGCCTATGGCGACCAGCAGGGGACGCGCGGCCTGGGCCGGGAGGACTACCTGCCCTTTGACCTGCATATCGCCCGGGCGCTGGTGGCGCCCCGGCCCACCATCACCACTGAGGCGCTAGACGATATTTACGCTAACCCCTACGGCACGTATGTCACCTGGCGCGCGGCGGAAGAGGTCTACCGCTTTTTGGGTGCGGGCGGTAAAAACGCCATCCACTACCGGGAGGGCGGGCACGGCTTTACCGCGCAGGATGCGGGCGTGATGCTGGACTTTTTTGACAATACCTTTTTTGATAAGGGGATCAATGCGGCCTACAAGACCGTGGCGCCGGGGGAGGATCCTTTATCGCCCGCGCTGCACTATACCTGGCGCGCGCCCCAACTGTGA
- a CDS encoding response regulator transcription factor yields the protein MSQNPLILICDDDPVVHESLGIYMDAEGYSHISAYDGEEGLRMVHEEHPDLMVLDLMMPKRSGIDVCREIRTSSQLPIIMLTARSEEVDRILGLELGADDYIVKPFSPREVLARIKAVLRRIGENGKRAATEILTFGPLEINLQQYQIKLNDQVIPSTPKEVEILHLLASQPGRVFSREQILSQVWGYDYFGDTRTVDTHIKRIRQKLPQNNVFSILTVYGVGYKFEVLA from the coding sequence ATGAGTCAGAATCCACTCATCCTGATCTGTGACGATGATCCCGTGGTACATGAATCCCTGGGTATCTACATGGATGCAGAAGGGTATTCGCATATTTCTGCCTACGACGGCGAGGAAGGCCTGCGCATGGTACACGAGGAGCATCCGGACCTGATGGTTTTGGATCTGATGATGCCCAAGCGCAGCGGTATTGACGTTTGCCGCGAGATCCGCACCTCCAGCCAGCTGCCCATCATTATGTTGACGGCGCGCAGCGAGGAGGTCGACCGAATCCTGGGGCTGGAACTGGGCGCGGATGATTACATCGTCAAGCCCTTTAGCCCCCGCGAGGTATTGGCCCGCATCAAAGCAGTGCTGCGGCGCATCGGCGAAAATGGCAAGCGTGCCGCCACTGAGATATTGACCTTTGGCCCGCTGGAGATCAACTTGCAGCAGTATCAGATCAAGCTGAACGATCAGGTCATCCCCAGCACGCCCAAAGAGGTGGAGATCCTCCATCTGCTGGCCTCGCAGCCCGGGCGGGTGTTCTCGCGCGAGCAGATCCTCTCCCAGGTTTGGGGGTACGATTACTTCGGCGATACCCGCACGGTGGATACCCATATCAAGCGCATCCGCCAAAAGCTGCCCCAGAACAACGTCTTTAGCATTTTGACGGTGTACGGCGTGGGCTATAAATTTGAGGTTCTCGCATGA
- a CDS encoding ATP-binding protein, with protein MIRSVFLKRILGLVLATILVSFTLTASFYFFAAGNIFTQIKAREFKPRAQIIAQMTVEYLDGQFSYTVFDRMLRSNDAGWDARIWVVDSSGQLIISSQPDLSQVFAERFLSAMSSEVEQTLSGEDILFTGNPAGFSESMLAIGIPVRDESDQVIGAVLLAKSMDEIQSAMGDLSKALIMSTLLVLFFMVPVTYLFSLHLAKPIYQMRDVALAMAGGDFSARADTVKKGELGELGASLNHMASELGSNLRAMTVERNRLMQILNGLVEGIVAVDNTGRVTHSNAALLGLFHNERRTTPIPRHLLIPLDSVWRDITAVIRDNQTIERNITYQDIIIHFSASPLADEGNRVAGAVGVFRDVTAHERLEQTRRDYVANVSHELRTPLTSLRGLVEPLKEGLVKNEADKQRYLDIILRETLRLNRLVNDLLELSRLQSGTAAMSRNIFDPYNAIADATEQFISQAEDKQIALELELPDPMPKVFGNPDRVEQILVILIDNAMKYTPTGGTVCVRAVEKPEWLEVSVSDTGVGISTQDLPHVFERFYKVNKARGKTGTGLGLAIAYEVMSGLGEKIWADSEPGKGSRFAFTLHYTQEQPPEA; from the coding sequence ATGATACGCAGCGTTTTTTTAAAACGAATCTTAGGTCTGGTGCTGGCGACGATACTCGTTTCCTTTACATTGACAGCTTCGTTTTATTTCTTCGCCGCAGGAAACATATTTACACAAATTAAAGCGCGGGAGTTTAAACCCCGCGCTCAAATTATTGCCCAAATGACGGTGGAATACCTGGACGGGCAGTTCAGCTACACGGTGTTTGACCGGATGCTGCGCTCAAACGATGCGGGGTGGGACGCGCGCATCTGGGTGGTGGATAGCAGCGGGCAGCTGATCATCTCCTCCCAGCCGGACTTAAGCCAGGTCTTTGCCGAGCGGTTCTTATCCGCCATGTCCTCCGAGGTGGAGCAGACCCTCTCGGGAGAGGACATCCTCTTTACCGGCAACCCCGCCGGCTTTTCCGAGAGCATGCTGGCCATCGGCATCCCCGTTCGGGATGAGAGCGACCAGGTGATCGGCGCGGTGCTGCTGGCCAAGTCCATGGACGAGATCCAGTCCGCCATGGGGGATCTGAGCAAGGCGCTGATCATGAGCACGCTGCTGGTGCTGTTTTTCATGGTGCCGGTCACCTACCTATTCTCCCTGCACCTGGCCAAACCCATCTATCAGATGCGGGATGTGGCCCTGGCCATGGCGGGGGGCGACTTTTCCGCCCGGGCGGATACCGTTAAAAAAGGCGAACTGGGCGAGCTGGGTGCCTCGCTGAACCACATGGCTAGCGAGCTTGGCAGTAACCTGCGCGCCATGACGGTGGAGCGCAACCGGCTGATGCAGATTTTAAACGGCCTGGTGGAGGGCATCGTCGCCGTGGACAACACCGGCAGGGTGACCCATTCCAACGCCGCGCTGCTGGGGCTGTTCCATAACGAACGGCGCACCACCCCCATCCCCCGCCATCTGCTGATTCCGCTGGACTCAGTATGGCGAGATATCACCGCCGTGATCCGGGATAACCAGACCATTGAGCGCAATATCACCTATCAGGATATCATCATCCACTTTAGCGCCTCTCCCTTGGCCGATGAGGGCAACCGGGTGGCCGGCGCGGTGGGTGTTTTTCGGGATGTGACCGCCCACGAACGCCTGGAGCAGACCCGGCGGGATTACGTGGCCAATGTTTCCCACGAGCTGCGAACACCGCTGACCTCCCTGCGCGGGCTGGTAGAGCCGCTCAAAGAGGGGCTGGTCAAAAACGAGGCAGATAAGCAGCGCTACCTGGATATTATCCTGCGCGAAACGCTGCGCTTGAACCGGCTGGTCAATGACTTATTGGAGTTGAGCCGCCTGCAGTCGGGCACGGCGGCCATGAGCCGGAATATTTTTGATCCTTATAACGCCATTGCGGATGCTACCGAGCAGTTTATCAGCCAGGCCGAAGATAAGCAGATCGCCCTGGAGCTGGAGCTGCCCGACCCCATGCCCAAGGTTTTTGGCAATCCGGACCGGGTCGAACAGATTTTGGTCATCCTCATTGACAACGCCATGAAGTACACCCCCACCGGCGGTACGGTCTGCGTGCGGGCGGTGGAAAAGCCGGAATGGCTGGAGGTTTCCGTCAGCGATACCGGCGTGGGCATCAGCACGCAGGATCTGCCCCACGTGTTCGAGCGGTTTTATAAGGTCAATAAGGCCCGGGGCAAGACCGGGACCGGGCTGGGCCTGGCCATCGCCTACGAGGTTATGAGCGGGCTGGGCGAAAAGATATGGGCCGATAGCGAGCCGGGAAAGGGCAGCCGTTTTGCCTTTACCCTGCACTATACGCAAGAGCAGCCCCCGGAAGCATAA
- a CDS encoding NusG domain II-containing protein, which yields MRRNDWLLAGATVLTALGLMLAFFLYPQPTGQWVTVAVEGRIFAQYPLAQDATYRIETAQGYNLLQIENRQVKIVQADCPDGSCTHQQPLGENGGGSIVCLPHHLVVTLDTQKEGGIDALVQ from the coding sequence ATGCGGCGGAACGATTGGCTGCTGGCCGGGGCGACGGTGCTGACCGCCCTTGGCCTGATGCTTGCCTTTTTTCTCTATCCCCAGCCAACCGGCCAATGGGTAACCGTCGCCGTAGAAGGGCGCATTTTCGCCCAGTATCCTCTGGCGCAGGACGCCACCTATCGCATTGAAACCGCGCAGGGGTATAATCTGTTGCAGATTGAAAACCGCCAGGTAAAAATCGTACAGGCCGACTGCCCGGATGGCTCCTGTACCCACCAGCAGCCCCTAGGCGAAAACGGGGGCGGCAGCATCGTCTGCCTGCCACACCATCTGGTGGTAACATTAGATACGCAAAAGGAGGGCGGGATCGATGCGCTGGTCCAGTAA
- a CDS encoding Gx transporter family protein, which translates to MRWSSKKSAPPRPYFTARRIATLSLLLSLSLIFGYVERLFPLDAAIPGIKLGLGNLAVVLALYLLDAPSAALLSLLRVGLGGLLFGNIASLAFSFSGAVLSLICMLALKRTDWFSLAGVSMAGGVCHNVGQLGMAAFFTQVPQVWYYLPVLMLTGLATGLLNGLIGLGIQKRLSRITLS; encoded by the coding sequence ATGCGCTGGTCCAGTAAAAAGAGCGCCCCGCCCCGCCCCTATTTTACCGCCCGGCGGATCGCCACGCTCTCGCTGCTGCTCTCCCTCTCCCTCATTTTTGGGTATGTGGAACGGCTCTTCCCGCTGGATGCCGCCATTCCGGGGATCAAGCTGGGGCTTGGAAACCTGGCGGTCGTGCTGGCGCTGTACCTGCTGGATGCGCCCAGCGCTGCGCTGCTCTCCCTGCTGCGGGTGGGGCTTGGCGGGCTGCTATTTGGCAATATCGCCTCCCTGGCCTTCAGCTTCTCGGGCGCGGTGCTCAGCCTGATCTGCATGCTGGCGCTCAAGCGTACGGACTGGTTCAGCCTGGCAGGCGTTTCCATGGCGGGCGGGGTCTGTCACAACGTCGGGCAGCTGGGGATGGCGGCGTTTTTCACCCAGGTGCCGCAGGTCTGGTATTATCTGCCGGTTTTAATGCTGACCGGCCTTGCCACGGGCTTGCTCAACGGGCTGATCGGCCTGGGCATCCAAAAACGTCTATCCCGCATCACGCTGAGTTAG
- a CDS encoding UvrD-helicase domain-containing protein codes for MLIADLHIHSKYSRATSRDCTPEFLDLWARRKGIGLLGTGDFTHPAWRQALKEKLVAAEEGFYRLRDELIQPDATPGAVQPRFVVTGEISSIYKKNGKTRKVHNVIILPGLEEAELLSQKLEAIGNIHSDGRPILGLDSRDLLEITLESCPRAIFIPAHIWTPHFSLFGAFSGFDTIEECFEDLTGHIHALETGLSSDPAMNGRVRALDRFALVSNSDAHSPAKLGREANLLNIDMTYSALYAALQGENPQGLAGTIEFFPEEGKYHLDGHRACKLCLTPAETQRYGGRCPVCGKKLTIGVQHRVEQLADRPEGYCRPDARPYESLVPLPEVIAASTGLSAGSVKVARQYQAILQALGPEFYILREASIQQIVQAAGPCVAEGIRRLRRGEVRRKAGYDGEYGVIGLLDPSEIETLNGQLTLLEGWAPPAAQPAQKAPLPPVPPAEQAAPVEREAPLADAALGDGDPLLAGLNPEQQEAVTSTAPALAVIAGPGTGKTKTLVSRIAYLISVRKVKPSEITAVTFTNKAAAEMRQRLEQALGGKRALRGMSIGTFHALCLEYLRETGGVTLLDEDGARRHAAAVIQARNLRLTPEAFLRAVSIRKNGGEGDGISDEAFALYCDRLKKSGAADFDDLLADTLAAWQQGLPDARRKNRFRYLLVDEFQDINPIQYRLIRAWAQEGESLFAIGDPDQSIYGFRGADAACFERLQEDWPALCTIHLRQNYRSTPQVLRVALPLISHNPGQARALLPHRPDGAPVGRVVVKTDLSEGIFIAKQIGQMVGGLDMLESGALAAPADRAQGYGFSDFAILYRTHRQAEMLEKCLRQEGIPYVVSGREDDLSSEDVCGVLGFFRFLADPQDALSLTRALKVLFGCPEALSESFAALWEGAGHQMLTPALLEARAAAYLGAAHVGPLIEAAGAFLPRMKKEKPRKLIEELCSACALKKTPALEHLLGRAVFHTDMAAFLDNLALGQEADLERSTGHAYAAGAVRLMTLHGAKGLEFPVVFLCGVKKGMIPLETPYRPADMEEERRLFYVGITRAKDSLYLCTGPEASAFMQEIPAADLKPIRANPNAAQGAQLSLFGKV; via the coding sequence ATGTTGATTGCAGATCTGCACATCCACTCAAAATACTCCCGGGCCACCAGCCGGGATTGCACGCCGGAATTTTTGGACCTGTGGGCGCGGCGCAAGGGCATCGGCCTGCTCGGCACGGGGGATTTTACCCACCCCGCCTGGCGGCAGGCGTTAAAGGAAAAGCTGGTCGCCGCCGAGGAGGGGTTTTACCGCCTGCGGGATGAACTGATCCAGCCCGATGCCACGCCGGGCGCCGTCCAACCCCGCTTTGTGGTGACCGGTGAGATCAGCTCGATTTATAAAAAGAACGGCAAGACGCGCAAGGTGCACAACGTCATCATCCTGCCCGGTTTAGAGGAGGCCGAACTGCTCAGCCAAAAACTGGAGGCCATCGGCAACATCCATTCGGACGGGCGGCCGATCCTGGGCCTGGACAGCCGCGACCTTTTGGAGATCACGCTGGAATCCTGTCCGCGGGCCATCTTCATCCCCGCCCATATCTGGACGCCGCACTTTTCCCTGTTTGGCGCCTTCTCCGGTTTTGATACGATTGAAGAATGCTTTGAAGACCTGACCGGCCATATCCACGCGCTGGAGACCGGCCTTTCCTCCGATCCGGCAATGAACGGGCGCGTCCGCGCGCTTGACCGCTTTGCGCTGGTATCCAATTCGGATGCCCACTCCCCCGCCAAGCTGGGGCGCGAGGCCAATCTGCTAAATATCGACATGACTTACAGCGCCCTGTACGCTGCGCTTCAAGGCGAAAACCCCCAGGGGCTGGCCGGCACCATCGAATTCTTCCCCGAGGAGGGCAAGTATCACCTGGATGGGCACCGGGCCTGCAAGCTCTGCCTCACCCCGGCGGAAACCCAGCGCTACGGCGGGCGCTGCCCCGTCTGCGGCAAAAAGCTGACGATCGGCGTCCAGCATCGGGTGGAACAGCTGGCCGATCGGCCTGAAGGCTATTGCCGTCCCGACGCACGCCCTTATGAAAGCCTGGTCCCCCTGCCGGAGGTGATCGCCGCCTCCACCGGCCTTTCCGCCGGTTCAGTGAAGGTCGCCCGGCAGTATCAGGCCATCTTGCAGGCTCTGGGGCCGGAGTTCTACATCCTGCGCGAAGCCTCCATCCAGCAGATCGTCCAGGCCGCCGGCCCCTGCGTAGCGGAGGGTATCCGCCGGCTGCGCCGCGGCGAGGTGCGCCGCAAGGCGGGTTATGATGGCGAATACGGCGTGATCGGGCTGCTGGACCCCTCCGAGATCGAGACCTTAAACGGCCAGCTCACGCTGCTAGAGGGCTGGGCGCCCCCGGCGGCACAGCCCGCCCAAAAGGCGCCGCTTCCCCCTGTCCCGCCGGCAGAGCAGGCCGCGCCAGTTGAGCGCGAAGCCCCTTTGGCGGACGCTGCCCTTGGCGACGGGGACCCGCTGCTGGCAGGGCTGAATCCCGAGCAGCAGGAGGCCGTCACCTCCACTGCGCCGGCCCTTGCGGTCATCGCCGGGCCGGGTACGGGCAAGACCAAAACCCTGGTCTCCCGCATCGCCTATCTGATCTCCGTTCGCAAAGTCAAGCCCTCCGAGATCACGGCCGTCACCTTTACCAACAAAGCCGCCGCTGAGATGCGCCAGCGCCTGGAACAGGCCCTGGGCGGAAAGCGTGCCCTGCGTGGCATGTCCATCGGCACCTTTCACGCGCTATGTCTGGAATATCTGCGCGAGACCGGCGGGGTCACCCTGTTGGATGAGGATGGCGCGCGCCGCCATGCCGCGGCGGTCATTCAGGCGCGCAACCTGCGCCTGACGCCGGAGGCCTTTTTGCGCGCGGTCTCCATCCGCAAAAACGGCGGCGAGGGCGATGGCATTTCCGACGAGGCCTTTGCCCTATATTGTGACCGTCTGAAAAAGAGCGGCGCCGCGGATTTTGACGATCTGCTGGCCGATACCCTGGCCGCCTGGCAGCAGGGGCTGCCCGATGCGCGCCGGAAAAACCGTTTCCGCTATTTGTTGGTGGACGAGTTTCAGGATATCAACCCCATCCAGTACCGCCTGATCCGCGCTTGGGCGCAGGAGGGCGAAAGCCTGTTTGCCATTGGCGACCCGGATCAGTCCATCTATGGTTTCCGCGGGGCGGACGCCGCCTGCTTTGAACGCCTGCAGGAAGATTGGCCTGCGCTTTGCACCATCCACCTGCGGCAAAATTACCGCTCCACCCCGCAGGTGCTACGCGTGGCCCTGCCGCTGATCTCCCACAATCCCGGCCAGGCAAGGGCGCTTCTGCCTCACCGGCCGGATGGCGCGCCGGTAGGCCGCGTGGTGGTTAAGACGGACCTTAGCGAGGGCATCTTTATCGCCAAGCAGATCGGCCAGATGGTCGGCGGACTGGATATGTTGGAATCCGGCGCCCTTGCCGCCCCGGCGGACCGGGCGCAGGGCTATGGCTTTTCGGATTTCGCCATCCTTTACCGCACGCACCGCCAGGCGGAAATGCTGGAAAAATGCCTGCGCCAAGAGGGCATCCCCTATGTGGTTTCCGGCCGGGAGGACGACCTGTCTAGCGAGGACGTGTGCGGCGTGCTGGGCTTTTTCCGCTTCCTGGCCGATCCGCAGGATGCCCTCTCCCTCACCCGGGCGCTCAAGGTCCTTTTTGGCTGCCCGGAGGCATTATCTGAGAGCTTTGCCGCGCTATGGGAGGGCGCAGGGCACCAGATGCTCACCCCTGCGCTGTTGGAGGCGCGGGCCGCAGCCTACCTGGGCGCGGCCCACGTCGGCCCATTGATCGAGGCGGCGGGCGCCTTTTTACCCCGTATGAAAAAGGAGAAGCCCCGCAAGCTGATCGAAGAGCTTTGCTCCGCCTGCGCGCTGAAAAAGACGCCCGCGCTGGAGCACCTGTTGGGGCGGGCGGTGTTCCATACGGATATGGCGGCGTTTCTGGATAACCTGGCCCTGGGGCAGGAGGCGGACCTGGAGCGCAGTACGGGGCACGCCTATGCCGCCGGCGCTGTACGGCTGATGACGCTGCACGGCGCCAAGGGGCTGGAATTCCCCGTGGTCTTTCTGTGCGGCGTTAAAAAGGGCATGATTCCGCTGGAGACGCCCTATAGGCCCGCGGATATGGAAGAGGAACGCCGTCTGTTTTACGTGGGCATCACCCGCGCGAAAGACAGCCTGTACCTTTGCACCGGCCCGGAGGCTTCCGCCTTTATGCAGGAGATCCCCGCGGCCGACCTGAAGCCCATCCGCGCCAACCCCAACGCCGCGCAGGGCGCGCAGCTCAGCCTGTTTGGAAAGGTTTAG
- a CDS encoding nucleotidyltransferase domain-containing protein yields MEISSWLAQMQARLLQTFGERVAFIGLQGSFARGEAGAGSDIDLVVILDEVGLEDLERYRALLEEMPLRERSCGFIAGREELLAWPRYDLFQFCRDTRPIYGELEPLVPPIDRADVATAIQNGAAALYHALAHAFVHEEPGEALPGLYKAAFFILQAELYLETGFYPRNAGQMEERVSGERAQIFAAYKRRNELEPERWAACYGQLLSWSSALMRRYRQK; encoded by the coding sequence ATGGAGATAAGCAGCTGGTTAGCGCAGATGCAGGCGCGGCTTTTGCAGACCTTTGGGGAGCGGGTGGCCTTTATCGGGCTGCAGGGCAGCTTTGCCCGGGGCGAGGCGGGGGCGGGCAGCGATATCGACCTGGTGGTGATCTTGGATGAGGTGGGCCTTGAGGACCTGGAGCGTTACCGGGCGCTGCTGGAGGAGATGCCGCTGCGGGAGCGCAGCTGCGGATTTATCGCCGGCCGCGAAGAGCTGCTGGCCTGGCCGCGGTATGATCTATTTCAGTTCTGCCGGGATACCCGCCCTATTTACGGCGAGCTGGAGCCGCTGGTGCCCCCAATTGACCGGGCGGATGTGGCCACAGCCATACAAAACGGCGCGGCCGCCCTCTACCACGCTTTGGCGCACGCCTTTGTCCATGAGGAACCGGGCGAAGCGCTGCCCGGGCTGTATAAGGCGGCCTTTTTTATCCTGCAGGCCGAGCTTTATCTGGAAACGGGGTTCTATCCGCGCAATGCCGGGCAGATGGAGGAACGGGTAAGCGGGGAACGCGCGCAGATATTTGCGGCCTACAAGCGGCGAAACGAGCTGGAACCGGAGCGCTGGGCGGCGTGCTATGGGCAGCTGCTCTCCTGGAGCTCGGCGCTGATGCGGCGGTATCGACAGAAATAA